Genomic window (Nitrospirales bacterium LBB_01):
TTCATTTATAAGCGAATATCCGCAGGTGTTACAGAACATTCCCATTGCGTTTTGTGCGCTTGTGCACTTTGGACAAAGCACCATATCGGCTGGAGTTTTTGGAGTATTGCCGGTACTTACAGAACTTACTGTTTCCGGCTGTAGGTGTATCTCCTCTGGCAGAAGGTCGGCGCTGACAGAGCCGTCAGCATCCAGAAGCGCTAAAAAATCCGGAGATTTATCAAGCGGCATCAGACAGGTCTTAGCAAGCAGAGCGGCCTGTGTTTTAAGCACATCAGTGGAAAAGAGCTCCCGAAACAGAGGCGATTGGTTAGTATTAGAAAAATCCTTCTCAGAAAAAATCAGATTATCACCGTTATAGTATTTCTCCCACAGAGCTGGTTTAGAAATTAACGCCGTCAGTGCGTTGTGGATAACCATGACGCTGAAGTTATCCATAGTCTCTCCGTAGTTAAAGCGGGTTCTTTTAGGGTGTTGGTAGTTAGGGTGCCCCACCTCGTTACTTTGCGTAAGTGTAACTGAAGCAACATACATGCCGTCGTAATCTATAAGTTTAAGCCCATTTGGGGTCACTATGATGTTAGCGTGTTGGAGGTCTCCGTGAGCAATCTTATCTGTTTGCAACTGCTTGCACATAGAAACAAAAGAATCCCTAAGAGCGGTAATTTTTTCAGTGTCACCAGCCTTTACGCACTCATCTATATATTTGTCAAACGATATGCCGGTAATCCAGTCCATCAAAAGAAGAGGGTAGTTTTTCCCGTTAACTCTGATTCCGTTTTCCTGATACTTGAAATCTATAAAATACGGAGAGTTCCGAGTGTGTAAACATTCCGATATGCGTTCGTAGCGGAATTTTATATCCGGATAGTAGTTGAAAAAACACTTTACGGCTTGCTCCTTATCCGGCAGTATGACTTTATATACGGAGGAGAAATTGCCGCATCTGACAAAGGGAAGTCCAAGTTTATTTAATTCTATAACGCCTGTCTTTAGCTCAGGGTCTGAGAAACACAGTTCAGGGTTTTGAACCGCCTTGTTGTATTGGTCAGGGAGCGGGTATTTCATACCAAGTAGCATTCTATCGCCTAACTTCGTTGGCATGCGTCAAAAGCTCCTCAACGTACTAAAAGTACGCCTGCGTCGCTTTCTCCTTGCCGCCTTGTTATACTTCTGACTGCTACTTGGTACCATACCGGCTAAAATCTCATCGTTATGCCGGTTACATCATCATTTTTTATTTCTTTACCGGCTCTTAGTGTATCAATAAGGGAGACAAAGGTCTCCATGCTGTCAATACTTTGAAGTGTGTCCCATGGTTTATCACCATTCAAAGAGGATTTTAAAAACCACAGCGCCATAGCATCTGTCATAAGGTACAGTTTGTCGCCTTTTTGAATGATGCCTGAGTCATATGCAATGCGCTCCTCATCTAACGGCTCAATGCTTGAGATAAGCTGCGGCGTGTTGTTAAAGTCGTCCACATTTTCAATGGGAAAGGCTTTAAATAGCTCATTATCTCGTACAATAAAAAAACACGAGTCTCCAACTCCGACAGTCTCCCATTTGATTTTGACAACTCGTTTGAGTTTATCTTTCAGAGATTTGGCAGGGAGCAGGGTTATGCGCAGTCCTGTAAAGGTGGCATGAGAGCCTGCGGATATTTTTTGCTCGGCGTACCACGGGAGTTCCCTGTCTTTTATAATATCTAACCATCGGGATTGAGCTTGTGTGACGGTATTAAGCAGCGCCTGTTTTAAATTATCATCAGGTATCGGCTGATTTACAAAATTATCGACAAGCAGCGCTGCCAGCTCTTTTGAAAATGGGGATTCCGTAGCGCCGTCAGACAAACAAAAACACAGTGACTCTTTACTATAACCGCCGGCATCCTCGTAGTCCTCAAGAGAGTTGCCGTCTTTTGGAGTAGAATAGACGTGAAAATCCTCAATGAACTTATCGAAGAAAACAACATTCCTCTTTTTGATTGAGGGCAAAGACAAGAACTTCATAAGAGTCGTCCTATCGTAACATTCCGACTCTAGTTCCTATATCAATAAAGCTAATCAGGGAGATAAGATCGGCATTGAACCCAAACCCTCTGCTCTGCTGATTTACGACATAGCCATCGTTAAGAGCAGCAGTTATGAATGTATCCGGCAGGAGACTTGATATTTCAAACAAAAGAGCTGCGTACTCATCAGAAATTGTGGGGGCTTTATCGGGATAGATAATCGGCACGGAGTGCTGAGTTGAGATGTGAATATTAAAAAGCAGCACATTGCCGTCATTAGTATTAAGGCGCATAAGGTCACGGGCATAGGGAATCGGGTTACCGTCTGTGGCGTCGCCGTCAGTGATATTTATAATAATCGGAGGATAGCTGTTAAGGTTCAGGGCAATCCATTTTTCTACAATTGAGCGTGCCGTCTCAAAAGCCTTGCACATGGGGGTGCCGTTACGAGCAAGGGGTTCAATCCAGACTGGAAATTTTACGCTCTTTTGAACAGTCTCGCCATCGGCTGAGGATATTTGTTGAAGACGCTCTTCAATTCTAAGAGGATTATTGCCGATTTCCTCAATCTTTACAAGCTCACGCCCGGCAAGCGTCCCCATAAAAGCAGAGGAGACATCAGGGTTGCCATAGCCAATGACGCCAACCTCAAAATAATTTCTGATGCCATCGTCCTTAGAGCATTTTATCACAAGATTGGAAAGAAGCCTGTTAACGGCATCAGCAACTCCGTGACTTTTTAACAGCGATGGATTCCCGCCGAATGGATCACCCATTGAACCCGACTGATCTATCAAAAACAGGAAACACCCCGGATTACTGCGGCTTATTTCAACATTATACATAACGTTATCCCCTCTCTCACACTCATCATTTGGGCTGACCAACGCCCTCTCTGATAATATCATATTGAGTGATACAAATCAATAAGGGGTTTAAGGGAGGGAAATTACGCTTGCATTGAGACGTCTTATTAGATTATCATATTGAGATATGATAGCTATAGTGGATTACGGAATGGGGAATCTCAGAAGTGTGCAAAAGGGATTTCTGAAAGTTGGAATTGATGCTCTTGTCACAAGCAAAGCAAGCGATATAGATAACGCAGCAGGGGTGGTAATTCCTGGCGTTGGCGCTTTCAAAGATTGTATGGGAAATCTACAAAGCCTCAATCTTATTGAAACGATAAAACGTTCAATTGAAAAAGGGAAACCGCTTCTTGGTATATGTCTTGGGCTTCAACTGCTATTTACAGAGTCCGAGGAATTTGGCAACTCGGCTGGGCTGGGAGTTTTTAAGGGTAAAGTCGTCAAGTTTACTGATAAAAACCTTAAAATCCCTCACATGGGCTGGAATGTGGTGTCCTATAAGAGAAAACCGCCGCTTTTTGACGGCATTGAAGATGGTAACTATTTCTACTTTGTCCACTCATATTATGTCTCACCTGAGGATCAGTCAATAATTTCCGGAGTGACTCCTTATGGAGTGGAGTTTACCTCTATGATTTGGAAAGACAATGTGTTTGCCATGCAGTTTCACCCTGAAAAGAGCCAATCGCACGGTCTTAAGATTCTTGAAAACTTCGGCAAAATTGTTAAAGCTGCCTGAGTAATTCCTCCACTGTTTTATTTAATATGGGGTGCAGCATCCGTGGCGCAAGCTCAGAAAG
Coding sequences:
- the hisH gene encoding imidazole glycerol phosphate synthase subunit HisH, with protein sequence MIAIVDYGMGNLRSVQKGFLKVGIDALVTSKASDIDNAAGVVIPGVGAFKDCMGNLQSLNLIETIKRSIEKGKPLLGICLGLQLLFTESEEFGNSAGLGVFKGKVVKFTDKNLKIPHMGWNVVSYKRKPPLFDGIEDGNYFYFVHSYYVSPEDQSIISGVTPYGVEFTSMIWKDNVFAMQFHPEKSQSHGLKILENFGKIVKAA
- a CDS encoding tetratricopeptide repeat protein, which produces MPTKLGDRMLLGMKYPLPDQYNKAVQNPELCFSDPELKTGVIELNKLGLPFVRCGNFSSVYKVILPDKEQAVKCFFNYYPDIKFRYERISECLHTRNSPYFIDFKYQENGIRVNGKNYPLLLMDWITGISFDKYIDECVKAGDTEKITALRDSFVSMCKQLQTDKIAHGDLQHANIIVTPNGLKLIDYDGMYVASVTLTQSNEVGHPNYQHPKRTRFNYGETMDNFSVMVIHNALTALISKPALWEKYYNGDNLIFSEKDFSNTNQSPLFRELFSTDVLKTQAALLAKTCLMPLDKSPDFLALLDADGSVSADLLPEEIHLQPETVSSVSTGNTPKTPADMVLCPKCTSAQNAMGMFCNTCGYSLINEKPPQLQTIQTAKPFKLPKFKTTALFFLVFSFVLFLYDNTKTGPVKNFTFDDILTVAEQFLSKGRVEKLTKSIEADPVNPASYYQRAMEFVKAGSYDKAIEDFTKVLKYEPQNAKAYLNRGVAFGMLGFQKEAVTDYIEAAKLGLKPAQDFLDSKNIKWKTDNSKEQEFLKN
- a CDS encoding VWA domain-containing protein, producing the protein MYNVEISRSNPGCFLFLIDQSGSMGDPFGGNPSLLKSHGVADAVNRLLSNLVIKCSKDDGIRNYFEVGVIGYGNPDVSSAFMGTLAGRELVKIEEIGNNPLRIEERLQQISSADGETVQKSVKFPVWIEPLARNGTPMCKAFETARSIVEKWIALNLNSYPPIIINITDGDATDGNPIPYARDLMRLNTNDGNVLLFNIHISTQHSVPIIYPDKAPTISDEYAALLFEISSLLPDTFITAALNDGYVVNQQSRGFGFNADLISLISFIDIGTRVGMLR